A region from the Halobacillus mangrovi genome encodes:
- the lhgO gene encoding L-2-hydroxyglutarate oxidase has product MYDYVIIGGGIVGLSTAYALIQKNSGAKMVVVEKEQELSAHQTGRNSGVIHSGVYYKPGSLKARMAIQGRDSMVEFCQIHDVPHEVCGKVLVATEPEELPRMEALYERVQQNRLNVQKINKEELKEIEPHAAGLAGLRVPQTGIVNYKAVSEKLAELLTEAGVEILLGSPVVDINENKGEVAVDTGEQTLHSRYLINCAGLHSDRLVRMTGIHTELQIVPFRGEYFELKEEKKHLVKGLIYPIPNPAFPFLGVHLTKMMDGGVHAGPNAVLSLKREGYRKTDIHLRDLAEVLSFQGFWRMAGANMKEGMKEMVRSFHKQSFVKSLQRLVPEIEADDIIPTEAGVRAQAMLKDGRLVDDFHLIRGKRSIHVCNAPSPAATASLEIGKEIARQIPDTLVTEIKVG; this is encoded by the coding sequence ATGTATGATTATGTGATTATCGGAGGCGGCATCGTAGGACTGTCTACCGCGTATGCTCTTATACAAAAAAATTCAGGAGCTAAAATGGTCGTGGTTGAAAAAGAACAGGAGCTTTCTGCGCACCAGACAGGTCGAAATAGTGGAGTCATCCATTCTGGTGTGTACTATAAACCAGGAAGTCTGAAAGCACGGATGGCTATACAGGGGCGAGATTCCATGGTGGAGTTTTGTCAGATTCACGATGTCCCTCATGAAGTCTGCGGAAAAGTTCTTGTCGCCACAGAACCAGAAGAACTGCCCCGTATGGAAGCTCTTTACGAACGGGTTCAGCAAAATCGGTTAAACGTACAGAAAATTAACAAAGAAGAACTAAAAGAAATTGAACCACATGCAGCAGGGCTTGCTGGTCTCAGGGTTCCTCAAACGGGGATCGTGAACTACAAAGCAGTCAGTGAGAAACTTGCCGAGCTGCTTACAGAAGCGGGAGTTGAAATCTTATTGGGTTCCCCAGTGGTAGATATCAATGAAAACAAAGGGGAAGTAGCCGTTGATACAGGAGAGCAGACCTTGCATTCGCGTTATTTAATCAATTGCGCTGGTCTTCATAGTGATCGCCTTGTGCGCATGACTGGAATTCATACTGAGTTACAAATCGTACCCTTTCGGGGAGAGTATTTTGAGCTGAAAGAAGAAAAGAAACATCTAGTAAAAGGGTTGATTTATCCGATTCCTAATCCTGCGTTTCCTTTCTTAGGGGTTCATTTGACGAAAATGATGGATGGAGGCGTACATGCAGGACCGAATGCTGTGTTAAGTCTGAAGCGGGAGGGATATAGGAAAACAGATATCCACCTAAGGGATCTGGCAGAGGTTCTCTCCTTTCAAGGTTTTTGGAGAATGGCTGGTGCCAATATGAAAGAGGGAATGAAGGAAATGGTTCGCTCGTTTCATAAGCAAAGCTTTGTAAAGAGTCTTCAGAGGCTCGTACCTGAAATTGAAGCCGATGATATTATCCCAACAGAGGCCGGGGTGAGGGCTCAGGCTATGCTGAAAGATGGTCGTTTAGTCGATGACTTTCACTTGATCCGCGGGAAGCGTTCTATACACGTGTGCAACGCACCTTCTCCTGCGGCAACAGCCTCACTTGAGATAGGAAAGGAAATTGCCCGACAAATTCCTGACACACTGGTTACTGAAATTAAAGTAGGGTAG
- a CDS encoding chromate transporter — protein sequence MQQWNLFIAFFRVGMLGYGGGPSSIPLVHKEVVEKYKWLSDDDFGDVLALGNSLPGPIATKMAGYIGYRVSGIIGMLNAVMATILPTIVIMIVLITSLNSFRNQPWVNGMTNAVIPVVGVMLAKLTYDFFKKAQVNMGWTASIILGLGSLALIEWAGIHPGIIIFALLLYALLRPKKKKDVTFNRQEQSS from the coding sequence ATGCAGCAATGGAATCTCTTTATAGCTTTCTTTCGCGTTGGAATGCTTGGTTATGGAGGAGGGCCATCTTCCATTCCACTCGTCCACAAAGAGGTGGTGGAAAAATACAAATGGTTGTCAGACGATGATTTTGGCGATGTTCTTGCACTCGGTAACTCGCTTCCGGGACCCATCGCAACAAAAATGGCCGGCTATATTGGATACCGGGTTTCCGGCATTATTGGCATGTTGAATGCGGTCATGGCAACCATTCTTCCGACAATAGTTATTATGATTGTATTGATTACGTCGCTCAACAGCTTTCGAAATCAACCATGGGTGAACGGGATGACCAATGCTGTTATCCCTGTCGTGGGCGTGATGCTGGCAAAGCTAACCTATGACTTTTTTAAGAAGGCACAGGTGAACATGGGATGGACCGCTTCTATCATTTTAGGATTAGGATCCCTGGCATTAATTGAATGGGCAGGGATTCACCCTGGTATCATTATTTTCGCTTTGCTTCTGTATGCACTTTTGCGTCCGAAGAAAAAGAAAGATGTCACCTTTAATAGACAGGAGCAATCATCATGA
- a CDS encoding chromate transporter has protein sequence MKLWNIFVAFFIPGIVGYGGGPASIPLVENEVVDRFGWMNVTEFSEMLAMANALPGPIATKMAGFIGYQQAGILGAVVGVFATVAPSLILMILLLSLLAKFKNSPRVKTMTNLIRPAIAVLLGIMAFQFFNTSYEASGLFQTAFLIVASFILLEKMKVHPAFVILGSLVYGAIFLGNI, from the coding sequence ATGAAGCTGTGGAATATATTTGTAGCTTTTTTTATACCCGGAATCGTTGGTTATGGGGGCGGCCCTGCTTCTATTCCACTGGTTGAAAATGAAGTGGTCGATCGGTTTGGCTGGATGAACGTCACGGAGTTCAGTGAAATGCTGGCGATGGCGAATGCTTTACCCGGACCGATTGCAACAAAAATGGCTGGCTTTATCGGATACCAGCAGGCCGGTATTTTAGGAGCTGTCGTTGGTGTGTTTGCCACTGTCGCTCCTTCGTTAATATTAATGATCTTACTATTAAGTCTTCTGGCTAAGTTTAAGAATTCCCCACGGGTAAAAACGATGACGAACTTAATTCGTCCCGCAATCGCTGTGCTGCTTGGAATCATGGCTTTTCAATTTTTCAATACGTCCTATGAGGCAAGTGGACTGTTTCAGACCGCTTTTTTAATTGTAGCCAGTTTTATTTTACTGGAAAAAATGAAGGTGCACCCGGCATTTGTTATCTTGGGATCGCTTGTATATGGTGCCATTTTTTTAGGTAATATTTAA
- a CDS encoding DUF3870 domain-containing protein, translating to MKTVFVAGHSKLPSGMAANHISESLTLTLEVDKKYGVIVDASCTLATEHGRKFVKSLLKGYSLKDGTEEPIARLKEGYLGKAGNALEAALKDSYKQYQLYQ from the coding sequence ATGAAAACAGTTTTTGTTGCAGGACACTCAAAGCTACCATCTGGAATGGCAGCCAACCATATCTCCGAATCTCTAACTCTCACTTTAGAAGTCGATAAAAAATACGGTGTCATTGTGGATGCTTCTTGTACACTAGCGACAGAGCATGGAAGGAAATTCGTTAAGTCGTTACTTAAAGGCTATAGTTTAAAAGATGGTACGGAGGAGCCGATCGCAAGGCTCAAAGAGGGTTATTTAGGGAAAGCAGGTAATGCCTTAGAAGCTGCATTGAAAGATTCGTACAAGCAATACCAGCTCTATCAATAA
- the glaH gene encoding glutarate dioxygenase GlaH, which produces MSTVEMKKEKLSSYEGKGYKVQPHPEHDRLYHIELEEQVIDQFLEEVKGISDEQLEYIPYQRLMTADTLLRLLDDKFGETLRHILHDRNSGGFTVGLRGRTTDDQDYVKFSTALTHIAGIPNFDAMSKKYYARFSVKHTDDSDSYLRQAYRRFTLHTDGTYVDEPTDWLLMMKMEESNAVGGSSRLLHLDEWEEFDQFYQHPMASYPFTYKAPASKNVSEDVQRKTFYEWNNQPCICFIDQFVYPETIAQAQYLKDLSHSMENSSGLIELELPVGDLVMLNNRFWLHGRAGFEKNTELHRELLRQRGRFVQ; this is translated from the coding sequence ATGAGTACAGTTGAAATGAAGAAAGAAAAGCTATCATCATACGAAGGAAAAGGATATAAGGTTCAGCCCCATCCCGAGCACGACAGACTTTATCATATTGAATTAGAGGAACAAGTCATTGATCAATTTCTCGAAGAAGTGAAAGGAATTAGTGATGAACAGCTGGAATATATCCCGTACCAACGTCTAATGACAGCGGATACGTTACTAAGACTATTAGATGATAAGTTCGGCGAAACGCTGCGTCATATTCTTCATGATCGAAACTCTGGAGGTTTTACGGTCGGGTTAAGAGGTCGAACGACGGATGATCAGGATTACGTCAAGTTTTCAACGGCACTAACTCATATCGCAGGAATTCCGAACTTTGATGCAATGTCCAAAAAATATTACGCACGTTTTTCCGTTAAGCACACAGACGACAGTGACTCTTATCTGCGACAAGCCTATAGAAGGTTTACGCTTCATACGGACGGGACCTATGTGGATGAACCCACCGATTGGCTGCTGATGATGAAAATGGAAGAAAGCAATGCCGTAGGAGGAAGTTCTCGACTCCTACACCTTGATGAGTGGGAAGAATTTGATCAATTCTATCAGCACCCTATGGCTTCTTACCCTTTCACTTACAAGGCTCCGGCGAGCAAAAATGTATCCGAGGATGTTCAGCGGAAAACGTTTTATGAATGGAATAACCAGCCATGCATTTGCTTTATTGATCAATTTGTTTATCCTGAGACAATTGCGCAAGCTCAGTATTTGAAGGACCTATCTCACTCAATGGAAAACTCTTCAGGCTTGATTGAATTAGAGCTTCCAGTAGGAGATCTTGTTATGTTGAATAATCGTTTCTGGTTACATGGAAGAGCAGGGTTTGAAAAAAATACAGAGCTGCATAGAGAATTACTTCGTCAAAGAGGACGTTTCGTTCAGTAG